One genomic window of Nicotiana sylvestris chromosome 10, ASM39365v2, whole genome shotgun sequence includes the following:
- the LOC138880042 gene encoding uncharacterized protein — MPYSLVYGTDAVIPVEVGEPCLRYSNKSGPTNDENKQDFDEAEERRDMAYIRIISQKQQAEQYYNKKAKVRPLKVRDYVLRAKTQANKDPREGKLGASWDEPYKITAASNKGSFQLEIMEGKLLPNN; from the coding sequence atgccatattcactagtctatggGACTGATGCAGTGATACCAGTCGAGGTTGGGGAACCATGTTTGAGATATTCCAATAAGAGCGGACCAACCAACGACGAGAACAAGCAAGACTTCGACGAAGCGGAGGAGCGAAGAGACATGGCTTACATAAGAATAATATCCCAAAAACAGCAAGCAGAACAATATTACAACAAAAAGGCCAAAGTACGACCACTCAAAGTCAGGGACTATGTACTCAGAGCCAAAACACAGGCAAACAAAGACCCAAGAGAAGGTAAACTAGGAGCCAGTTGGGATGAGCCGTACAAAATCACAGCAGCATCAAACAAAGGATCATTCCAACTAGAAATAATGGAGGGAAAGCTACTACCAAACAATTAG